Proteins from a genomic interval of Gopherus evgoodei ecotype Sinaloan lineage chromosome 7, rGopEvg1_v1.p, whole genome shotgun sequence:
- the VEGFB gene encoding vascular endothelial growth factor B isoform X2, translating to MRAPRETLHLLLATALQLVGCAAKAQQPQTKGIPPLGEVMQWMEVYNRSFCQPKEMLVPVSEEHPAEVEHLLAPSCVPLHRCAGCCADEGLQCVPTRMHVVVMEVMKTRYLHSHLGQLAFVEHSACECRPKTNSKVNPERSSCPPCLDKRKRQDPQTCQCRCRRRSQHCRDRGLELNEHSCRCEKLRR from the exons ATGAGAGCCCCCCGGGAGACCCTGCACCTCCTGCTagctacagcgctgcagctggTGGGCTGCGCAGCTAAG GCACAACAGCCCCAGACGAAGGGGATCCCCCCGCTGGGGGAAG TGATGCAGTGGATGGAGGTTTATAACCGCAGCTTCTGCCAGCCGAAGGAGATGCTGGTGCCCGTGAGTGAGGAGCACCCGGCCGAGGTGGAGCACCTGCTGGCACCCTCCTGTGTGCCCCTGCATCGCTGCGCCGGGTGCTGCGCTGACGAGGGGCTGCAGTGTGTGCCTACCCGCATGCATGTGGTGGTGATGGAG GTGATGAAAACCCGCTACCTGCACAGCCACCTGGGCCAGCTGGCCTTTGTGGAGCACAGTGCCTGCGAATGCAG ACCAAAGACAAATAGCAAAGTAAATCCAGAAAG GTCCTCCTGCCCGCCCTGCTTGGACAAACGGAAGCGCCAGGATCCTCAGACATGCCAGTGCCGCTGCCGGCGCAGGTCCCAGCACTGCCGGGACCGGGGCTTGGAGCTCAATGAGCACTCGTGCAG
- the VEGFB gene encoding vascular endothelial growth factor B isoform X3 encodes MQWMEVYNRSFCQPKEMLVPVSEEHPAEVEHLLAPSCVPLHRCAGCCADEGLQCVPTRMHVVVMEVMKTRYLHSHLGQLAFVEHSACECRPKTNSKVNPERPERPKGKNSIGHKNKKKRPPEQDSPHLSSCPPCLDKRKRQDPQTCQCRCRRRSQHCRDRGLELNEHSCRCEKLRR; translated from the exons ATGCAGTGGATGGAGGTTTATAACCGCAGCTTCTGCCAGCCGAAGGAGATGCTGGTGCCCGTGAGTGAGGAGCACCCGGCCGAGGTGGAGCACCTGCTGGCACCCTCCTGTGTGCCCCTGCATCGCTGCGCCGGGTGCTGCGCTGACGAGGGGCTGCAGTGTGTGCCTACCCGCATGCATGTGGTGGTGATGGAG GTGATGAAAACCCGCTACCTGCACAGCCACCTGGGCCAGCTGGCCTTTGTGGAGCACAGTGCCTGCGAATGCAG ACCAAAGACAAATAGCAAAGTAAATCCAGAAAG GCCTGAGCGGCCCAAGGGGAAAAACAGCAttggacacaaaaacaaaaagaagagacCCCCTGAACAGGACTCCCCTCACCT GTCCTCCTGCCCGCCCTGCTTGGACAAACGGAAGCGCCAGGATCCTCAGACATGCCAGTGCCGCTGCCGGCGCAGGTCCCAGCACTGCCGGGACCGGGGCTTGGAGCTCAATGAGCACTCGTGCAG
- the VEGFB gene encoding vascular endothelial growth factor B isoform X1 has translation MRAPRETLHLLLATALQLVGCAAKAQQPQTKGIPPLGEVMQWMEVYNRSFCQPKEMLVPVSEEHPAEVEHLLAPSCVPLHRCAGCCADEGLQCVPTRMHVVVMEVMKTRYLHSHLGQLAFVEHSACECRPKTNSKVNPERPERPKGKNSIGHKNKKKRPPEQDSPHLSSCPPCLDKRKRQDPQTCQCRCRRRSQHCRDRGLELNEHSCRCEKLRR, from the exons ATGAGAGCCCCCCGGGAGACCCTGCACCTCCTGCTagctacagcgctgcagctggTGGGCTGCGCAGCTAAG GCACAACAGCCCCAGACGAAGGGGATCCCCCCGCTGGGGGAAG TGATGCAGTGGATGGAGGTTTATAACCGCAGCTTCTGCCAGCCGAAGGAGATGCTGGTGCCCGTGAGTGAGGAGCACCCGGCCGAGGTGGAGCACCTGCTGGCACCCTCCTGTGTGCCCCTGCATCGCTGCGCCGGGTGCTGCGCTGACGAGGGGCTGCAGTGTGTGCCTACCCGCATGCATGTGGTGGTGATGGAG GTGATGAAAACCCGCTACCTGCACAGCCACCTGGGCCAGCTGGCCTTTGTGGAGCACAGTGCCTGCGAATGCAG ACCAAAGACAAATAGCAAAGTAAATCCAGAAAG GCCTGAGCGGCCCAAGGGGAAAAACAGCAttggacacaaaaacaaaaagaagagacCCCCTGAACAGGACTCCCCTCACCT GTCCTCCTGCCCGCCCTGCTTGGACAAACGGAAGCGCCAGGATCCTCAGACATGCCAGTGCCGCTGCCGGCGCAGGTCCCAGCACTGCCGGGACCGGGGCTTGGAGCTCAATGAGCACTCGTGCAG